The following are encoded together in the Blautia obeum ATCC 29174 genome:
- the ilvB gene encoding biosynthetic-type acetolactate synthase large subunit, whose product MQLTGAEIIIECLKEQKVDTVFGYPGGAILNVYDALYKHSDEIQHILTSHEQGASHAADGYARATGKVGVCLATSGPGATNLVTGIATAYMDSVPVVAITANVGKPLLGRDSFQEVDIAGIVMPITKHSFIVKDITMLADTLRKAFYIAKSGRPGPVLVDVTKDVTAATYEYSVRRPATINREVETIRKEDLETAAQMIEEAKKPYIFVGGGSVISGASKEISELAHKIQAPVCDSLMGKGAFSGEDPLYTGMLGMHGTKTSDLGVTQCDLLIVLGARFSDRVTGNAKTFAKQAKILQIDVDAAEINKNVLVDASVIGDVREVLRRLLEMIPEEQHPEWIEHIQEMKAKYPLTYDHSQLTGPYIIEKLYEITKGDAIISTDVGQHQMWSAQYFKYKEPRTFLTSGGLGTMGYGLGAAIGAKMGRPDKTVVNIAGDGCFRMNMNEIATAVRCHKQLLQIVMNNHVLGMVRQWQTLFYDHRYSHTVLDDAVDFVKISEGMGAKAFRVTKMEEVEPAIRKALAMDEPVVLDCWIDQDLSVFPMVPAGASLNEVFDEEDMKNNEQSV is encoded by the coding sequence GCTTACAGGTGCAGAGATCATCATTGAATGCCTGAAAGAACAGAAGGTAGATACTGTTTTTGGCTATCCGGGTGGGGCAATCCTTAACGTTTATGATGCTCTCTATAAACATAGTGATGAGATTCAGCATATTCTGACATCTCATGAACAGGGTGCTTCTCATGCGGCAGACGGTTATGCCCGTGCTACTGGAAAAGTCGGGGTATGCCTGGCAACTTCAGGACCTGGGGCTACGAATCTGGTTACAGGTATTGCTACAGCTTATATGGATTCCGTTCCGGTTGTGGCAATCACGGCGAATGTTGGCAAACCACTTCTTGGAAGAGATTCTTTCCAGGAAGTAGATATTGCAGGAATCGTTATGCCGATTACAAAACACAGCTTTATTGTAAAAGACATCACAATGCTGGCAGACACACTCCGCAAGGCATTTTACATTGCCAAGAGCGGACGTCCGGGTCCGGTACTGGTTGATGTGACAAAAGATGTGACAGCAGCTACTTATGAATATTCCGTACGCCGTCCGGCTACGATCAATCGTGAAGTTGAAACGATTCGTAAGGAAGATCTTGAAACTGCTGCACAGATGATCGAAGAAGCAAAGAAACCATATATTTTCGTCGGTGGTGGTTCTGTTATTTCCGGTGCTTCCAAAGAAATCAGTGAGCTGGCACATAAGATCCAGGCACCGGTTTGCGACAGTCTTATGGGAAAAGGTGCTTTTTCAGGGGAAGATCCATTGTATACCGGAATGCTTGGTATGCATGGAACAAAGACTTCCGACCTTGGTGTAACTCAGTGTGACCTGTTGATCGTATTGGGTGCACGCTTCAGCGACCGTGTTACAGGAAATGCAAAGACATTTGCGAAACAGGCAAAGATCCTGCAGATTGATGTGGATGCGGCCGAAATTAATAAGAATGTTTTGGTAGATGCGTCAGTAATCGGAGATGTAAGAGAAGTTCTTCGCAGACTTCTTGAAATGATCCCGGAAGAACAGCATCCGGAATGGATCGAACATATTCAGGAGATGAAAGCAAAATATCCTCTGACTTATGATCATTCCCAGCTTACCGGACCATATATTATAGAGAAACTCTATGAAATCACCAAAGGTGACGCAATTATTTCAACAGATGTCGGTCAGCATCAGATGTGGTCAGCGCAGTACTTCAAGTACAAAGAACCACGTACATTCCTGACTTCCGGTGGTCTCGGAACAATGGGATACGGACTTGGAGCTGCGATTGGTGCAAAGATGGGGAGACCGGACAAAACAGTTGTCAACATTGCCGGCGATGGCTGTTTCAGAATGAACATGAATGAAATCGCGACAGCAGTACGTTGCCATAAACAGCTTTTACAGATTGTTATGAACAATCATGTGCTGGGTATGGTACGTCAGTGGCAGACCTTATTCTATGACCACAGATATTCACACACCGTTCTTGACGATGCCGTGGATTTTGTGAAAATATCTGAGGGCATGGGAGCGAAAGCATTCCGTGTCACGAAGATGGAAGAAGTAGAGCCGGCGATCCGTAAGGCACTGGCTATGGACGAACCTGTAGTACTGGATTGCTGGATCGATCAGGATCTCAGTGTATTTCCTATGG